The genomic stretch AACTTCGGGCGATTTGCCGCCTGTTGTAGACATTGAGGAGCTGTACAAATCTTCTCCCAAAGTCGTCCGCGGTGAGCTGCACAATTATCTTTCAACGATTGAAAATTATTACCATATAAAACCTGTCATTTATTCTTATGCGACGTTTTATAACGATTATCTGGACGGCGAATTTGACGATTATCCTTTGTGGGTAGCACATTATTTTGAAGAGCATAAACCGCGCATAAAACGGCATTGGAATTTTTGGCAGCACAGTGAAAATGGTCATGTTTACGGCATTCGTGAGCACGTCGATTTCAGCGTTTTCAATGGCGACAGTGCAGCCTTTAAAAATTTTCTTCTTCCTTAGCCTGTAAATCTCCTGAAATGCCTGATATTACTGACTTTCAGACGTTCGTATTTTCTTTTATTTTAATTAGTAAATTGGTTGATTTTTCGGGTATTTTTTCGTAATTTCGCTACACTTTTTTCAAACATAAAAACGAGGGTTTCAAATAAAATTATGAGTCAGGAAAATCTGGACGAAAACATTCAACCAACGCAAAATAAAACCTATGGCGCCGATAGTATTCAGGTATTGGAAGGATTGGAAGCCGTACGAAAAAGACCCGCGATGTACATTGGCGATGTGGGCGTAAAAGGGTTGCATCATCTGGTGTACGAAGTGGTTGATAACTCGATTGACGAAGCGCTTGCCGGCTATTGCAAAAATATTGAAGTAGTTATTCATGAAGATAATTCCGTTTCTGTTGAAGACGACGGGCGCGGTATTCCTACGGGCATCAATACAAAAGAACAAAAGAGTGCGCTCGAAATTGTAATGACGGTTTTGCACGCTGGTGGCAAGTTCGATAAAGATTCGTACAAAGTTTCCGGCGGTTTGCATGGCGTGGGTGTGAGTTGTGTGAACGCGCTGAGTACGCACATGCACACAACGGTATTTCGTGAAGGAAAAATATTTGAGCAGGAATATAAAATCGGTATTCCTCAATATGCTGTTCGCGAAGTGGGAACTTCCGATAAACACGGAACACGGCAGCATTTTTGGCCCGATAATACCATTTTTCAAACAACGGTTTATCAAAAAGATATTCTGGAAAATCGTTTGAGGGAATTGGCTTATCTGAATAAAAAGGTGCGCATTATTTTTAAAGATTTGCGTGAAAAAGATGCGGACGGAAACGTTTATATAAAAGAATATTACAGTGAAGGCGGCATTGTTGAATTTCTGGAAATGCTCGACAGCCATGCAAAACGCACGCCGATAATTGCAAACAGTTTGTATGTAGAAGGATATGATGAACCTTCAAATGTTACGGTGGACGTGGCTTTGAGCTATAACGATGATTTTAAAGAACACATTTATTCTTACGTCAATAATATCAACACGATTGAAGGCGGAACGCATGTAACCGGCTTTCGCCAGGCATTGACGCGCGTGTTTAAAAGCTATGGCGACAAGCAAGGCTTGTTTGAAAAAGCAAAAGTTACCGTTGAGGGCGATGACTTCCGCGAAGGTTTGAGCGCCATTATTTCGGTAAAAGTTCCCGAACCGCAATTTGAAGGACAAACAAAAACAAAGCTCGGCAACAGCGAAGTGAGCGGCGTAGTGCAAACAACCGTAGCCCGCGTGTTGGAAGCATATTTAGAAGAAAATCCGAAAGAGGCAAAAAACATTATCCAGAAAGTGGTGCTTGCTGCACAGGCTCGTGTCGCGGCAAAAAAAGCGCGCGATATGGTGCAACGTAAATCTGTTTTAAGCGGAAGCGGATTACCCGGAAAACTTGCCGATTGCAGCGAACGCGATGCGGAAAAATGCGAACTTTTTTTGGTCGAAGGGGATTCCGCAGGCGGAACGGCAAAGCAAGGTCGCGACAGAAGCTATCAGGCGATTCTTCCTTTGCGTGGAAAGATTTTGAACGTGGAAAAAGCGATGGAGCATAAGATTTATGAGAATGAAGAAATCCGCAACATCTTTACGGCAATGGGTGTAACCATCGGTACGCCGGAAGACCCGAAAGCATTGAATTTGTCGAAGCTTCGTTATCATAAACTCATCATTATGACCGATGCCGATGTGGACGGAAGCCATATTGCTACCTTGATTCTTACTTTTGTTTTCCGTTATATGAAAGAATTGGTAATGCAAGGTTATGTGTACATTGCGCAACCGCCATTGTATTTGGTAAAAAAAGGTAAAGAACAAGAATACGCATATAACGAAGAGCAACGGAAAAATCTAATCGTTAAACTCGGTGGCGGAAAAGAAGACAGTGTAAACATTCAGCGTTACAAAGGTCTTGGCGAAATGAATGCGGAGCAATTGTGGGAAACAACCATGGACCCCACGCGCCGCACGTTAAAGAAAGTAACTATTGAAAACCTGGCAGCGGTAGATGAAACTTTTGCCATGCTCATGGGCGATGATGTACCGCCGCGCCGGGCGTTTATTGAAGAAAACGCGACATACGCAAGAATTGATATTTAAGAACAATTTCTACAAATAAAAACAGCCGGCGAATTTTTACCACCGGCTGTTTTTATTTGTACATTCTTTATGCTTACGCATTTCTGCCGATGCAATTCAAGTCGGTAAAGGCTTCTTCCAAACGCTTTACAAAACTTTCTTCGCCTTTTCGCAGCCATACGCGCGGGTCGTAATATTTTTTGTTTGGAGCATCTGCACCTTCAGGATTACCCAATTGTCCTTGCAAATACGCTTCATTCTTTTTGTAATAACCAAAAATTCCATCGGCAAATGCCCACTGCATATCTGTATCAATATTCATTTTTACAACACCATAATTCAGTGATTCCGCAATCTTTTCTTTCTCCGAGCCGCTGCCGCCGTGGAATACAAAAGATACAGGTTTAGCATCTTTTGCCAAGCCTAATTTTTCCGAAATATAAATCTGACTGTTCTTTAAAATTTCAGGATGCAGGGCTACATTTCCGGGTTTGTACACACCGTGAACATTGCCGAATGCCGCTGCAATGGTAAATAAATTTCCTATTTTGCTCAATGCCTCATAAGCTTCAAATACTTCTTCGGGTTGTGTGTAGAGTTTTGAATTGTCCACGCCGGAATTGTCCACGCCGTCTTCTTCGCCGCCGGTTACGCCCAGTTCGATTTCGAGGCACATACCGAGCGGTTGCATTCTTTTATAAAAAGCAACGGATGTTTCGAGGTTTTCATGCAAGGGTTCTTCACTTAGGTCGAGCATGTGTGAGCTAAACAAAGGCTGTCCTTTTTCTTTTTTATATTGTTCGCCTTCGGTAATCAGTCCATCCACCCAGGGTAACCATTTTTTCGCAGCATGGTCGGTATGCAATATAACCGGCACGCCATAATATTTTGCTACATTATGCACATGAAGCGCGCCGCTTACTGCACCATAAATATTTGCCTGGTAATTATCGTTCGGCATTCCTTTGCCGGCTACAAATTGAGCGCCGCCATTGCTAAACTGAACAATAACCGGGGAGTTTACTTTTGCCGCCGTTTCCAATACGGCGTTAATTGAATTGGTGCCGATTGTATTTACGGCAGGTATTGCGTAGCCGTTTTGTTTTGCATCGTTGAACAAGTCGATTAGTTCTTCGCCATGTAAAACGCCTGCTCTGTATTTTGCCATTGTTTTTTGTTTAATGAATCACAGAAAATAATTTGCGGGCAGCAAAATACGATTGTTTTATTACAATAGGACAGTTTTTGATTAAAAACAAATAGATGGCTAACAAGAACGTCCGGAGATTTTCATTCCGACAGCTGTCTATTAATATTGTCAATTTTTATTTTTCTTATTTCCTCTAATCATTTTTATAATAATAGGGGCAGTTGTAATGACTACTAATCCGATGACGATTACTTCCAGGTGTTCCGTTAATTCAAAACCGTATTTTTTACGGATGAACCTGTCAAGATAATGACCACCTGCAAGCATCAACGCCGTCCACGTAAAAGAACCGATGATGTTGTATAACATAAATTTCTTTCTGTCCATTTCTACAATGCCTGCAACGATGGGAGCGAAGGTGCGTACAATTGGCAGAAAGCGCGCAAATATAATGGCGCCGCCACCACGCTCTTCAAAGAAATTATGCGCCTGAACCAAATGCTTTTGCTTGAAATACCAGGTATCTTTTTTGTGAAACAATAACGGTCCGCTCTTTTTGCCAAACCAATAACCGACCATATTGCCAAGTACGCCGGCAATAAAGATTATGATAATCAGTTCAAATAAATTCAGGTGTGTATTGCCGGTATCAATCGCCGAAGAGCGAATTAAATCTTCGCTGAAAATGCCTGCAACAAACAGCAGCGAATCGCCCGGCAAAAAAAAGCCGATAAACAATCCTGTTTCTGCAAAAATGATGAACGCAATTATCCATGCGCTTGCGGGAAGATGTACATAAAAATCCGGATTTAAAAGTTGTTTCCAATCAAAACTGATTAAAACGGCGTCTATTGTCTGCATTCGTTAGTTATTATTGCCCAAATATAAAAATAAAAAACATTGTGTTTCATTTAAAAGAAATTATTAACCAAACATCTTGTTATTTGGATTAACTTCGCCCGATGTTCACGGGAATTATTGAAACCACGGGAAAAATTGTTGATATAATATCGCATGGAACCAATAAATCTTTTTGGCTCCAAAGTTCCATTGTAAACGAATTGAAGATTGACCAAAGTGTTTCTCACGACGGCGTTTGTCTGACAATTGAAGCTATTGAAAACGACAAATATAAAGTTACCGCCATTGAAGAAACTTTGAAAAAAACCAATCTTGCTACATGGCGCAGAAACGGCGAGGTAAATATTGAACGTTGTATGCAGATGAACGGTCGGCTTGACGGACATATTGTACAAGGTCATGTAGATGCAACCGCAAAATGTGTAGAATTAAAAACGCTTGAAGGCAGTTGGGAATATACATTTGAATATCCGGAAACATTTGCTTCGCTGTTGATTGAAAAAGGCTCTGTTGCTGTAAACGGAACAAGCCTTACTTGCTTTAATGTTACAAAAAATACCTTCACTGTTGCTATTATTCCATATACATACGAACATACAAGTATCAAGCAGGTAAAGCCTGAAAGTATTGTAAATATTGAGTTTGATGTGATTGGAAAATATATTCAACGCTTTGAATCTTTAAAATAAAATTAAACGGATAATACGATG from Arachidicoccus sp. BS20 encodes the following:
- the fbaA gene encoding class II fructose-bisphosphate aldolase; this translates as MAKYRAGVLHGEELIDLFNDAKQNGYAIPAVNTIGTNSINAVLETAAKVNSPVIVQFSNGGAQFVAGKGMPNDNYQANIYGAVSGALHVHNVAKYYGVPVILHTDHAAKKWLPWVDGLITEGEQYKKEKGQPLFSSHMLDLSEEPLHENLETSVAFYKRMQPLGMCLEIELGVTGGEEDGVDNSGVDNSKLYTQPEEVFEAYEALSKIGNLFTIAAAFGNVHGVYKPGNVALHPEILKNSQIYISEKLGLAKDAKPVSFVFHGGSGSEKEKIAESLNYGVVKMNIDTDMQWAFADGIFGYYKKNEAYLQGQLGNPEGADAPNKKYYDPRVWLRKGEESFVKRLEEAFTDLNCIGRNA
- the gyrB gene encoding DNA topoisomerase (ATP-hydrolyzing) subunit B; this encodes MSQENLDENIQPTQNKTYGADSIQVLEGLEAVRKRPAMYIGDVGVKGLHHLVYEVVDNSIDEALAGYCKNIEVVIHEDNSVSVEDDGRGIPTGINTKEQKSALEIVMTVLHAGGKFDKDSYKVSGGLHGVGVSCVNALSTHMHTTVFREGKIFEQEYKIGIPQYAVREVGTSDKHGTRQHFWPDNTIFQTTVYQKDILENRLRELAYLNKKVRIIFKDLREKDADGNVYIKEYYSEGGIVEFLEMLDSHAKRTPIIANSLYVEGYDEPSNVTVDVALSYNDDFKEHIYSYVNNINTIEGGTHVTGFRQALTRVFKSYGDKQGLFEKAKVTVEGDDFREGLSAIISVKVPEPQFEGQTKTKLGNSEVSGVVQTTVARVLEAYLEENPKEAKNIIQKVVLAAQARVAAKKARDMVQRKSVLSGSGLPGKLADCSERDAEKCELFLVEGDSAGGTAKQGRDRSYQAILPLRGKILNVEKAMEHKIYENEEIRNIFTAMGVTIGTPEDPKALNLSKLRYHKLIIMTDADVDGSHIATLILTFVFRYMKELVMQGYVYIAQPPLYLVKKGKEQEYAYNEEQRKNLIVKLGGGKEDSVNIQRYKGLGEMNAEQLWETTMDPTRRTLKKVTIENLAAVDETFAMLMGDDVPPRRAFIEENATYARIDI
- a CDS encoding riboflavin synthase, coding for MFTGIIETTGKIVDIISHGTNKSFWLQSSIVNELKIDQSVSHDGVCLTIEAIENDKYKVTAIEETLKKTNLATWRRNGEVNIERCMQMNGRLDGHIVQGHVDATAKCVELKTLEGSWEYTFEYPETFASLLIEKGSVAVNGTSLTCFNVTKNTFTVAIIPYTYEHTSIKQVKPESIVNIEFDVIGKYIQRFESLK
- a CDS encoding DedA family protein, whose product is MQTIDAVLISFDWKQLLNPDFYVHLPASAWIIAFIIFAETGLFIGFFLPGDSLLFVAGIFSEDLIRSSAIDTGNTHLNLFELIIIIFIAGVLGNMVGYWFGKKSGPLLFHKKDTWYFKQKHLVQAHNFFEERGGGAIIFARFLPIVRTFAPIVAGIVEMDRKKFMLYNIIGSFTWTALMLAGGHYLDRFIRKKYGFELTEHLEVIVIGLVVITTAPIIIKMIRGNKKNKN